In one window of Azoarcus olearius DNA:
- a CDS encoding polysaccharide biosynthesis protein: MITTPSRSILVLLFDLAAVVVAWGVGMLLRFNFEWPSEYTGKALASVVFLLCVQGAACRWAGLYRGMWVFASLPDLKRVLKAIAVSTVAVTALVALDRGAPNTPRSMLLLYPMLLLLVMGGGRAAWRMWKEHRLYGGLIGAGKPVVVVGAGTGGAMLVRELQRSPDWRVVALVDDDASKWGRELYGYPVVGGVADLPQVLADYRAQHVILAMPSAANKAIQRAADTAVRAGAHVFKVPGLDDLMGGKVAVSAMRRVEIEDLLGREPVQIDDANVQRMIAGRTVLITGAGGSIGSELCRQVARFRPNRLVLFDVSEFALYSIEQWFSVYQPGVSIVPLVGDVRDAARLDEVFACYRPQLVFHAAAYKHVPLMEIDNAWQAVRNNVLGTLLVAEHACRYGAERFVLISTDKAVNPTNVMGASKRLAEMVCQALQAENAASGAATRLGMVRFGNVLGSTGSVIPKFAEQIARGGPVTVTHPEINRYFMSIPEAAELVLQAAAMGQGGEVFVLDMGEPVKIVDLARNMIRLSGYDEDEIRIEFTGLRPGEKLYEELLADSESTCQTPHPKLRIARSPAVAPGTIAGLHDWLSQPGPVADDEVRTALHHWVPEYVPARLAGEASAALQLGSRGALLDGTLSPAIAARGSILH; encoded by the coding sequence ATGATTACGACCCCATCGCGCTCCATCCTCGTGCTCCTCTTCGATCTCGCCGCCGTCGTGGTTGCGTGGGGCGTGGGCATGCTGCTGCGTTTCAACTTCGAATGGCCTTCCGAGTACACCGGCAAGGCGCTTGCCTCTGTCGTGTTCCTGCTGTGCGTCCAGGGCGCTGCATGTCGCTGGGCCGGTCTTTACCGCGGCATGTGGGTCTTCGCCAGCCTGCCCGACCTCAAACGCGTATTGAAAGCGATTGCCGTCTCCACGGTGGCCGTCACCGCACTCGTGGCACTCGACAGGGGGGCGCCGAACACGCCGCGCTCGATGCTGCTGCTCTACCCGATGCTCTTGCTGTTGGTGATGGGCGGGGGCCGGGCGGCGTGGCGGATGTGGAAGGAACACCGGCTGTACGGCGGCCTCATCGGTGCGGGCAAGCCGGTCGTGGTGGTTGGCGCGGGAACCGGCGGGGCAATGCTGGTGCGCGAGCTGCAGCGTAGCCCGGACTGGCGGGTGGTCGCGCTGGTGGATGATGATGCGAGCAAGTGGGGGCGCGAACTGTACGGCTATCCGGTCGTTGGCGGCGTGGCCGATCTGCCGCAGGTGCTGGCGGACTACCGGGCCCAGCATGTGATCCTGGCGATGCCGTCCGCGGCCAACAAGGCCATCCAGCGTGCTGCCGATACTGCGGTGCGGGCCGGGGCCCATGTCTTCAAGGTGCCGGGGCTCGACGACCTGATGGGCGGCAAGGTGGCCGTCAGCGCGATGCGCCGGGTGGAAATCGAGGATCTGCTGGGGCGCGAGCCGGTGCAGATCGACGACGCGAACGTGCAGCGCATGATCGCCGGCCGTACCGTGCTGATTACCGGCGCGGGGGGCTCCATCGGCAGCGAACTGTGCCGCCAGGTGGCCCGTTTCCGCCCCAACCGGCTGGTGCTGTTCGATGTCAGCGAGTTCGCGCTGTACTCCATCGAACAGTGGTTCTCGGTTTACCAGCCCGGGGTCAGCATCGTGCCGCTGGTGGGCGACGTGCGCGACGCGGCGCGGCTGGACGAGGTATTCGCTTGTTACCGGCCCCAGCTGGTCTTTCATGCGGCGGCCTACAAGCATGTGCCGCTGATGGAAATCGACAACGCCTGGCAGGCGGTGCGCAACAACGTGCTGGGAACCCTGCTGGTGGCGGAGCACGCCTGCCGCTACGGGGCCGAACGCTTCGTGCTGATCTCCACCGACAAGGCGGTCAATCCCACCAATGTGATGGGCGCCAGCAAGCGGCTTGCCGAAATGGTGTGCCAGGCCCTGCAGGCCGAAAACGCCGCCAGCGGTGCTGCAACCCGGCTGGGGATGGTGCGCTTCGGCAACGTGCTGGGCAGCACCGGCAGCGTGATTCCGAAGTTTGCGGAGCAGATCGCGCGCGGGGGGCCGGTAACCGTCACCCACCCCGAGATCAACCGCTACTTCATGTCGATTCCCGAGGCCGCCGAACTGGTGTTGCAGGCGGCGGCGATGGGGCAGGGCGGGGAGGTTTTCGTGCTCGACATGGGCGAGCCGGTCAAGATTGTCGATCTCGCGCGCAACATGATCCGGTTGTCGGGTTACGACGAGGATGAGATCCGCATCGAGTTCACCGGGTTGCGGCCCGGCGAAAAACTCTACGAGGAATTGCTCGCGGACTCGGAGAGTACCTGTCAGACGCCGCACCCCAAGCTGCGTATCGCGCGCTCGCCCGCGGTGGCGCCCGGCACGATCGCGGGTCTGCACGACTGGTTGTCGCAGCCCGGCCCTGTCGCCGATGACGAGGTGAGGACGGCGCTGCACCACTGGGTGCCGGAATATGTGCCGGCACGTCTGGCTGGAGAAGCCTCTGCCGCGCTGCAACTCGGTAGCCGCGGCGCACTGCTGGACGGCACGCTTTCACCGGCCATCGCCGCGCGCGGCTCCATCCTGCATTAG
- a CDS encoding MraY family glycosyltransferase codes for MTAALLGLALGVSLAAWLGTGWLRRYALARSLVDVPNARSSHSTPTPRGGGLAVVLPFLVAILLLGWVGLLPAAEVAALLGAATLVAAVGFLDDHGHVAARWRLLTHFVAAAWLLGCAGIPAFSSFGLSAVPIQMLAVVAALYVVWVLNLYNFMDGIDGIAAVEGIAVATGGAVLAVAAGHPVEVIVPPLMLAAALGGFLAWNFPPARIFMGDVGSGFVGAMLAAFSLQAGRHDEVLFWSWLILLGVFVVDATFTLLRRLLRGERVYQAHRSHGYQQAARRWKAHRPVTLAVVMIDVFWLLPIAALVILDWMPPLHGLAVAYAPLLVGALLLGAGRREPTVGPSL; via the coding sequence GTGACGGCCGCGCTGCTCGGGCTCGCTCTTGGGGTCTCGCTCGCGGCGTGGCTGGGTACGGGATGGTTGCGGCGCTACGCCCTTGCGCGCAGCTTGGTCGACGTTCCAAATGCCCGTAGCTCTCATTCCACACCTACTCCGCGGGGCGGGGGCCTGGCGGTCGTCCTGCCGTTCCTGGTGGCGATACTGCTGCTGGGGTGGGTGGGGCTGCTGCCAGCGGCTGAAGTGGCCGCCCTGCTGGGGGCTGCCACCTTGGTAGCGGCCGTCGGCTTCCTGGATGATCATGGCCATGTCGCCGCGCGTTGGCGCCTACTGACCCACTTTGTTGCAGCTGCCTGGCTACTGGGGTGCGCCGGTATTCCCGCGTTCTCGTCGTTCGGGCTTTCTGCGGTGCCGATCCAGATGCTCGCCGTCGTCGCAGCGCTTTATGTCGTCTGGGTTCTCAATCTGTACAACTTCATGGACGGTATCGACGGTATTGCTGCCGTCGAAGGAATCGCGGTCGCAACGGGCGGAGCAGTCCTGGCGGTGGCGGCCGGCCATCCGGTCGAGGTGATCGTGCCGCCGCTGATGCTGGCCGCGGCGCTGGGAGGGTTCCTTGCGTGGAATTTCCCTCCAGCGCGGATATTCATGGGCGATGTCGGTAGCGGTTTCGTAGGGGCGATGCTGGCCGCGTTTTCGCTGCAAGCGGGGCGCCACGACGAAGTGCTGTTCTGGTCCTGGCTGATCCTGCTCGGGGTGTTCGTGGTGGACGCCACGTTCACGCTGCTGCGCCGCTTGCTGCGGGGCGAGCGCGTCTATCAGGCGCATCGGAGCCACGGCTACCAGCAGGCGGCTCGGCGTTGGAAGGCCCACCGCCCGGTCACCCTGGCCGTTGTGATGATCGATGTGTTCTGGCTGCTGCCAATTGCAGCCCTGGTGATTCTGGACTGGATGCCGCCGCTTCATGGCCTTGCTGTGGCTTATGCACCGCTGCTCGTTGGTGCGCTTCTGCTGGGTGCGGGGCGGCGGGAGCCGACGGTCGGTCCCTCACTCTGA
- a CDS encoding UDP-glucose 4-epimerase family protein, translating into MNGPTNGAVVGSAEAQRCVVTGASGFVGQALVTALRARGRDVIPLARREDVGRGFRAAPALGDSACWTPFLEGAGQVVHLAARVHVMKDEEIDPLAAFRAVNVTGTLELARQAAEAKVKRFVFVSTVKVHGENSPAGRPLRETDALAPVDPYARSKAEAEEGLRNLCARSGMELVVIRPPLVYGPGVKANFRSIVRWVASGMPLPLGGCNANRRSLVALDNLVDLIITCLDHPGAAGGCFFAADGEDLSTAALVRRLARATGRPARLWPVPLWMLRLAAAGTGHHDVLQRLCGSLQVDISSARETLGWIPPVGVDEGLRRAVAGEGR; encoded by the coding sequence TTGAACGGACCCACCAACGGCGCGGTGGTGGGTTCCGCGGAGGCGCAGCGCTGTGTTGTGACAGGCGCAAGCGGATTCGTTGGTCAGGCCCTCGTCACCGCACTGCGTGCACGCGGTCGTGATGTCATACCGCTCGCACGCCGAGAAGACGTAGGGCGCGGCTTCCGCGCGGCGCCGGCGTTGGGGGACTCGGCATGCTGGACACCGTTCCTCGAAGGTGCCGGTCAGGTGGTCCATCTCGCCGCCCGCGTGCACGTGATGAAGGACGAGGAGATCGATCCGCTCGCGGCATTTCGGGCTGTCAATGTCACGGGAACCCTTGAACTGGCGCGGCAGGCGGCCGAAGCAAAGGTGAAGCGCTTCGTTTTCGTCAGCACGGTGAAGGTACACGGCGAGAACTCGCCTGCGGGAAGGCCGCTGCGTGAAACCGACGCACTCGCGCCCGTCGATCCCTACGCTCGTTCCAAGGCCGAAGCCGAAGAGGGATTGCGGAACCTGTGCGCGCGTTCCGGGATGGAACTGGTCGTGATCCGGCCGCCGCTTGTTTATGGCCCAGGGGTGAAAGCGAATTTCCGCAGTATCGTGCGCTGGGTGGCTAGCGGGATGCCGTTGCCCCTTGGGGGCTGCAACGCAAACCGCCGTTCGCTCGTCGCGTTGGACAACCTCGTCGATCTGATCATCACCTGTCTTGACCACCCGGGGGCTGCAGGAGGGTGTTTCTTCGCGGCGGATGGGGAGGACCTGTCGACTGCCGCGCTTGTGCGTCGTCTGGCGAGGGCGACGGGGCGTCCGGCACGGTTGTGGCCGGTGCCCTTGTGGATGTTGCGACTCGCCGCGGCCGGCACGGGACACCATGACGTGCTGCAGCGTTTGTGCGGATCGCTGCAAGTGGACATATCTTCCGCGCGCGAAACCTTGGGTTGGATTCCCCCCGTCGGCGTCGACGAGGGATTGCGTCGGGCCGTGGCAGGAGAAGGACGGTGA
- a CDS encoding glycosyltransferase — MRVVHVYRTYFPDPPGGLQEAVRQICIAVGNAGAENRIFTLSPRPDPARLARPEGEVVRARSWAAPASCDLGGPSALAAFRDCVEWADVVHVHFPWPYADVLCALSGGRRPLVVTYHSDIVRQRLLGKLYRPLMMRTLRRAAAVVATSPAYALTSPVLQVAGIRDKVEVIPLGIDENSYPTNRDESVLARLGLVVGQPFFLFIGVLRYYKGLHTLLSAAAEVDAPIVIAGCGPQDKWLRAQIATEGLANVRLAGLVSETEKMALLAHCSALVLPSHLRSEAFGMVLVEAAMHGKPMISCELGTGTSFVNLEGDTGFVVPPEQPAALAAAMRRLLADPELRAGMGAAARVRYEQRFSGGALGRSYAALFERVARTGGT, encoded by the coding sequence ATGCGGGTCGTACACGTTTACCGGACTTATTTCCCCGATCCCCCGGGCGGCCTTCAGGAGGCTGTCCGGCAGATTTGTATCGCGGTCGGTAACGCGGGGGCCGAGAACCGCATCTTCACATTGTCGCCGCGCCCCGACCCGGCGCGGCTCGCGCGCCCCGAGGGCGAGGTCGTGCGTGCCCGGTCATGGGCGGCACCCGCTTCCTGCGATCTTGGTGGTCCGTCGGCGCTGGCCGCGTTCCGTGACTGTGTCGAGTGGGCGGACGTCGTCCATGTGCACTTCCCGTGGCCATACGCGGATGTACTCTGCGCCCTGAGCGGCGGGCGGCGTCCACTGGTGGTCACCTACCACTCCGATATCGTTCGGCAGCGCCTGCTGGGGAAACTGTACCGTCCGTTGATGATGAGGACGCTGCGCCGGGCAGCGGCCGTGGTTGCCACGTCTCCCGCCTATGCGCTAACCAGTCCGGTCCTCCAGGTCGCCGGCATTCGGGACAAAGTGGAGGTCATCCCGCTCGGTATCGACGAGAACTCCTATCCCACGAACCGCGACGAAAGCGTGCTGGCGCGGCTGGGGTTGGTGGTGGGGCAACCCTTCTTCCTGTTCATTGGCGTTCTGCGGTACTACAAGGGATTGCACACACTGTTGTCCGCCGCGGCCGAGGTGGATGCGCCGATCGTGATCGCCGGCTGTGGGCCCCAGGACAAATGGTTGCGTGCGCAGATTGCAACGGAAGGCCTGGCCAACGTGCGGCTTGCCGGACTGGTGTCGGAAACCGAGAAGATGGCTTTGCTGGCGCATTGCAGCGCGCTGGTACTGCCATCGCACCTCCGTTCTGAAGCCTTTGGCATGGTGCTGGTTGAGGCGGCGATGCACGGAAAGCCAATGATCAGCTGCGAACTGGGCACCGGAACGTCTTTTGTCAACCTGGAGGGTGACACGGGCTTTGTCGTGCCCCCCGAGCAGCCAGCTGCTCTCGCGGCGGCGATGCGCCGCTTGCTGGCAGACCCGGAGCTGCGAGCAGGGATGGGCGCGGCAGCCCGCGTGCGCTACGAGCAGCGATTCTCCGGCGGCGCACTTGGCCGCTCGTATGCCGCGCTGTTCGAGCGCGTTGCCCGTACGGGTGGCACTTGA
- a CDS encoding glycosyltransferase family 2 protein has product MTIAVPSYNQGRFLDAALASIFAQDLPLEVFVMDGGSTDGSVDVIRKWESRLAGWRSGPDGGQAAAINEGVASGTAPYVCWLNSDDLFLPGGLRHLCDHLDRAPDAPAVYGRAWNLDDATGRRRPVWVERFSERRLAVRCIISQPATLMRRSAWEAVGGVDPSMHMAMDYDLWWRLFRRFGPLRFVDEFVAVNREHDETKTKTQRRRHYREAIALVRRHHGRVPLKWWFAQPYAVWYKSIVR; this is encoded by the coding sequence GTGACCATCGCCGTTCCGTCCTACAACCAAGGGCGCTTTCTCGATGCCGCCCTGGCCTCGATTTTCGCGCAGGACCTCCCACTGGAGGTCTTCGTTATGGACGGTGGTTCGACCGACGGATCCGTGGACGTGATCCGCAAGTGGGAGAGCCGCCTCGCGGGGTGGCGTAGTGGACCCGACGGTGGTCAGGCGGCCGCCATCAACGAAGGCGTCGCGAGCGGCACAGCGCCCTATGTGTGCTGGCTCAATAGTGATGATCTGTTTCTGCCGGGTGGTTTGCGGCACCTGTGCGACCACCTTGATAGGGCGCCGGATGCGCCGGCGGTGTACGGCCGTGCCTGGAACCTCGATGACGCTACGGGACGGCGACGTCCGGTGTGGGTCGAGCGGTTTTCCGAACGACGCCTGGCCGTGCGTTGCATCATTTCGCAGCCGGCAACGCTGATGCGTCGTTCGGCCTGGGAGGCGGTGGGCGGGGTCGATCCCTCGATGCACATGGCGATGGATTATGACCTGTGGTGGCGCTTGTTCCGCCGTTTCGGCCCGCTCCGGTTCGTCGACGAGTTCGTGGCAGTCAATCGTGAGCACGACGAAACCAAGACCAAGACGCAGCGCAGGCGGCATTACCGCGAGGCAATTGCGCTTGTCCGCCGCCACCATGGCCGGGTGCCACTGAAGTGGTGGTTCGCCCAGCCTTATGCCGTTTGGTACAAGTCCATTGTCAGGTAG
- the gmd gene encoding GDP-mannose 4,6-dehydratase: MKKVALITGVTGQDGSYLAELLLAKGYEVHGIKRRTSLFNTDRIDHLYQDPHEEGRRFILHYGDMTDSSSLIRIIQQVQPDEIYNLAAQSHVAVSFEEPEYTANSDALGALRILEAIRILGLEKKSRFYQASTSELYGLVQEIPQKETTPFYPRSPYAVAKMYAYWITVNYREAYGIYACNGILFNHESPVRGETFVTRKITRALARIKLGLQDCLFLGNLNAKRDWGHAKDYVEMQWMMLQQDKPEDFVIATGVQYSVREFVDAAAREIGIRITWKGEGVDEKGYDESGRCIVAVDERYFRPTEVETLLGDASKARRLLGWTPRISFSELVSEMMREDMKAAERDELVKTHGYSAYDYHE; encoded by the coding sequence ATGAAAAAAGTCGCGTTGATCACGGGTGTAACCGGCCAGGACGGCTCCTATCTCGCCGAGTTGCTGTTGGCCAAGGGCTATGAGGTCCACGGCATCAAGCGCCGCACGTCGCTCTTCAACACCGACCGGATCGACCATCTGTATCAGGACCCGCACGAAGAAGGGCGCCGCTTCATTCTTCACTACGGCGACATGACGGACTCATCCAGCCTGATCCGCATCATCCAGCAGGTGCAGCCGGACGAAATCTACAACCTCGCGGCGCAGTCCCATGTCGCGGTCTCGTTCGAAGAACCTGAGTACACCGCCAACTCGGACGCGCTTGGCGCCTTGCGCATCCTTGAGGCGATCCGCATCCTCGGCCTGGAGAAGAAGTCTCGCTTCTATCAGGCGTCGACCTCCGAGTTGTACGGCTTGGTCCAGGAGATCCCGCAGAAGGAGACGACGCCGTTCTACCCGCGGTCGCCCTATGCCGTTGCCAAGATGTATGCCTACTGGATCACGGTGAATTACCGCGAGGCCTATGGGATCTATGCCTGCAACGGCATCTTGTTCAACCACGAGAGCCCGGTGCGGGGTGAAACCTTTGTTACCCGCAAAATCACCCGCGCGCTCGCGCGCATCAAACTCGGGCTGCAAGACTGCCTTTTCCTCGGCAACCTGAACGCGAAGCGCGATTGGGGCCACGCCAAGGACTACGTGGAGATGCAGTGGATGATGCTGCAGCAGGACAAGCCGGAGGATTTCGTCATCGCCACGGGTGTGCAATACAGCGTGAGGGAGTTCGTCGACGCGGCTGCGCGCGAGATCGGCATCCGCATCACCTGGAAGGGCGAAGGGGTGGACGAGAAGGGGTATGACGAAAGCGGCCGCTGCATCGTCGCAGTCGATGAGCGCTACTTCAGGCCTACCGAGGTCGAGACGCTGCTGGGCGATGCCTCCAAGGCCCGGCGCCTGCTTGGTTGGACACCACGGATTTCGTTTAGCGAACTTGTGTCGGAGATGATGCGCGAAGACATGAAGGCGGCGGAGCGTGATGAACTCGTCAAGACGCATGGCTATTCGGCCTATGACTACCACGAATAA
- a CDS encoding glycosyltransferase family 2 protein, translating to MTSSFKPNLPEAAQWEVPAFDTPLWLGRTHRHCVVIPVINEGERIRNLLRRMTALSISSQADIIIVDGGSKDGSLALEALQAESVRGLLVKTGPGKLGAQLRCAYAFALNEGYDGIVTIDGNDKDDPEGIPRFIQALEAGYDFVQGSRFVAGGIAENTPRSRDWAIRFIHAPVLSLASGFRWTDTTQGFRAYSRAMLLDPRVAPFRDVFVTYELLAYMSYRAPRLGFRCVELPSARRYPKGEVPTKISSVRGNLSVLKVLVASCLGQFNPDEKEYAR from the coding sequence ATGACATCATCCTTCAAGCCGAACTTGCCCGAGGCCGCCCAGTGGGAGGTCCCCGCTTTCGATACGCCCCTGTGGCTCGGCCGTACCCACCGCCATTGCGTGGTTATCCCCGTCATCAACGAAGGCGAGCGCATCCGCAACCTGCTGCGGCGGATGACCGCGCTGTCCATCTCCTCGCAGGCCGACATCATCATCGTGGATGGCGGAAGCAAGGATGGATCGCTGGCGCTGGAGGCGTTGCAGGCGGAGAGCGTTCGGGGGCTGCTCGTGAAGACCGGGCCGGGTAAGCTCGGTGCGCAACTACGTTGTGCATACGCGTTTGCGCTCAATGAGGGCTACGACGGTATCGTGACGATCGATGGCAATGACAAGGATGATCCTGAAGGCATTCCGCGCTTCATCCAGGCGCTGGAGGCAGGCTACGACTTTGTCCAGGGGTCGCGTTTCGTTGCTGGGGGTATCGCCGAGAACACGCCGCGCTCGCGCGACTGGGCCATTCGTTTCATCCACGCGCCCGTGTTGAGCCTCGCCTCCGGCTTCCGCTGGACCGATACGACACAGGGTTTCCGGGCGTACAGCCGTGCCATGCTTCTCGATCCCAGGGTTGCCCCGTTCCGGGACGTGTTCGTTACCTACGAACTGCTGGCCTACATGTCGTATCGCGCACCGCGTCTCGGTTTCCGCTGCGTTGAATTGCCGTCGGCCCGCCGCTATCCCAAGGGCGAAGTCCCGACCAAGATTTCCAGCGTGCGTGGCAACCTTTCGGTGCTCAAAGTACTGGTGGCGTCATGTCTCGGGCAGTTCAATCCGGACGAAAAGGAGTACGCGCGGTGA
- a CDS encoding SMR family transporter — protein sequence MKWLILVLGILSNASASVLVKYAMLPPRRFPSLADPMAALSNWPFWLGLALYGGAFLLYAAALARLPLNVAHPVLTSGAVATVALFSVVLFSEPFHWTTAAGVVLVIAGVFLITFRVA from the coding sequence ATGAAGTGGTTGATTCTCGTTCTGGGCATCCTCAGCAACGCTTCCGCCAGCGTGCTGGTGAAGTACGCCATGCTGCCGCCGCGACGGTTTCCCTCGCTCGCTGACCCGATGGCGGCGCTTTCCAACTGGCCGTTCTGGCTTGGTCTTGCGCTGTATGGGGGGGCGTTCCTGCTGTACGCCGCCGCACTGGCGCGGCTGCCGCTCAATGTTGCACATCCGGTGCTCACCTCTGGAGCGGTCGCCACCGTCGCGCTGTTCTCGGTCGTGTTGTTCAGCGAGCCATTCCATTGGACGACGGCCGCTGGCGTGGTGCTGGTGATTGCCGGCGTCTTCCTGATCACTTTTCGCGTCGCCTGA
- a CDS encoding sugar phosphate isomerase/epimerase family protein: protein MRLSISNIAWDAEEDAAVAALLARHAVDAVDVAPGKYFPRPQQATDAEVAEVRRWWASRGIEITGMQALLFGTTGLNVFGPADVQRAMLAHLDAVCRIGGGLGAKCLVFGSPKNRDRAALDDSRVLDVACGFFSRLGDVAARHGVVVCLEPNPVAYGANFMTTSAETAAVVRAVGHPAIRMQLDIGALAMNGEDIGEVAAAHGDLIAHIHASEPGLKTLGDGGSDHARAAAVLADGRVGKLVCIEMLAANDEPHLAAIERALLAADATYRVAERGA, encoded by the coding sequence GTGAGACTGTCGATCTCGAACATCGCCTGGGATGCGGAGGAGGATGCGGCGGTGGCGGCACTGCTCGCGCGCCATGCAGTGGATGCGGTGGACGTTGCGCCGGGCAAGTATTTCCCGCGCCCGCAGCAGGCGACGGACGCGGAGGTGGCGGAGGTGCGCCGGTGGTGGGCAAGTCGGGGCATCGAAATCACGGGGATGCAGGCCTTGCTGTTCGGTACCACCGGTCTCAACGTCTTCGGTCCCGCCGACGTGCAGCGGGCCATGCTTGCGCACCTCGACGCCGTATGCCGCATCGGCGGCGGCCTGGGGGCGAAGTGCCTGGTGTTTGGTTCGCCGAAGAACCGGGACCGGGCGGCGCTCGACGACAGTCGCGTCCTGGACGTGGCATGCGGGTTTTTCTCCCGTCTGGGTGATGTTGCTGCGCGCCACGGCGTGGTGGTATGCCTTGAGCCGAACCCGGTGGCCTACGGTGCGAATTTCATGACGACCAGCGCGGAGACGGCTGCGGTTGTGCGGGCGGTGGGCCATCCCGCAATAAGGATGCAGCTCGACATCGGCGCCCTCGCTATGAACGGCGAGGACATCGGTGAGGTCGCGGCCGCCCATGGCGACCTGATCGCCCACATCCATGCGAGCGAGCCCGGGCTGAAAACCCTGGGTGACGGCGGGAGCGACCATGCTCGGGCGGCGGCCGTCCTGGCGGACGGGCGCGTGGGCAAGCTGGTATGCATCGAGATGCTGGCCGCGAACGACGAGCCGCACCTCGCTGCGATCGAGCGTGCGCTGCTCGCTGCCGACGCGACCTATCGGGTGGCGGAGCGCGGTGCATGA
- a CDS encoding NAD(P)-dependent oxidoreductase encodes MKALIGYTGFVGSTLLRQTAFDALFRSTDIHEIEGRRFDLVVCAGAPAQKWIANRDPESDLAKINGLIGHLDRVECKTFVLISTVDVFKQPLAVDESSPVDESGLHAYGLHRRLLEKFVERRFDRHLVVRLPGLVGPGLRKNVIFDLLNDNNLHAIDSRGVFQFYPMVNLWYDVERALQAGLSLVHLTAAPVSVAEVAASGFGRRFDQPLATPAATYDMRSRHAELFGGQGAYQYSVRETLSAVRAYAQSEPRAVKVEAAK; translated from the coding sequence ATGAAAGCATTGATTGGCTACACCGGATTCGTCGGCAGCACGCTGCTCCGCCAGACCGCCTTCGACGCGCTATTTCGCTCCACCGACATTCACGAAATCGAAGGTCGTCGTTTCGATCTGGTGGTGTGCGCCGGCGCGCCGGCACAGAAATGGATCGCGAACCGTGACCCGGAGTCGGACCTGGCGAAGATCAACGGCCTCATCGGTCATCTCGACCGGGTCGAGTGCAAGACCTTCGTGCTGATCAGCACGGTCGACGTGTTCAAGCAGCCGCTCGCGGTCGACGAGTCGTCGCCGGTCGACGAAAGCGGGCTGCACGCCTACGGGCTTCACCGTCGCCTGCTGGAGAAGTTCGTGGAGCGCCGCTTCGACCGCCACCTTGTGGTGCGCCTGCCCGGCCTCGTCGGTCCTGGGTTGCGCAAGAACGTCATCTTCGACCTTCTAAACGACAACAACCTGCACGCGATCGATAGTCGCGGCGTTTTCCAGTTCTACCCGATGGTCAATCTCTGGTACGACGTCGAGCGGGCGCTGCAGGCCGGGTTGTCGCTGGTCCACCTGACCGCGGCACCGGTCAGTGTGGCGGAGGTGGCGGCGAGTGGCTTCGGGCGGCGTTTTGATCAGCCGCTCGCGACACCGGCCGCCACATATGACATGCGCAGCCGCCACGCCGAACTGTTCGGCGGGCAGGGCGCCTATCAGTACAGCGTGCGTGAAACGCTGTCGGCCGTGCGGGCCTATGCTCAGTCCGAGCCGCGCGCGGTGAAGGTGGAGGCCGCAAAGTGA